The following coding sequences lie in one Acidimicrobiales bacterium genomic window:
- a CDS encoding NAD(P)-dependent alcohol dehydrogenase, translating to MKAFQLVGGSADVDETTALNDVPQPDPGPGQVLVRVGGAGACHSDVSLMEFSAAAPRETPMTLGHENAGWIEAFGPGTLPTPGLEVGAPVAVFGAWGCGQCLNCRRGMENYCRNISASGPGLSVDGGMAEYLLVPAARYLVPLGDTAPADAAPLTDAGLTPYHAIKASLPWLVPGSTTVVIGAGGLGHLAVQFLKALSPTRVVSVDQRESALALVADLGADHTVVAGPDAAAEIRGLTGGRGADLVLDIVGYDDTLALAAAVVAPLGRLTIVGVGGGTLPVNFFTFPYECSVQSTYWGSITELQELFELAATGSFHVHAERYPLERAADVYRMMVGGTLQGRAVLVP from the coding sequence ATGAAGGCGTTCCAGTTGGTCGGCGGGTCGGCCGACGTCGACGAGACCACGGCGCTGAACGACGTGCCCCAACCGGACCCGGGGCCCGGGCAGGTGCTGGTGCGCGTCGGTGGGGCGGGAGCCTGCCACAGCGACGTGAGCCTCATGGAGTTCTCCGCGGCGGCGCCCCGCGAGACGCCGATGACGCTCGGCCACGAGAACGCCGGGTGGATCGAGGCGTTCGGCCCCGGCACGCTCCCCACCCCCGGGCTGGAGGTCGGGGCGCCCGTAGCGGTCTTCGGGGCGTGGGGCTGCGGCCAGTGCCTCAACTGCCGACGGGGGATGGAGAACTACTGCCGCAACATCTCGGCGTCGGGTCCGGGCCTGAGCGTCGACGGTGGGATGGCCGAGTACCTGTTGGTCCCGGCGGCGCGCTACCTGGTGCCGCTGGGGGACACCGCACCGGCCGACGCCGCCCCGCTCACCGATGCGGGTCTCACCCCGTACCACGCCATCAAGGCGTCGCTCCCCTGGCTCGTGCCCGGCTCGACGACGGTGGTGATCGGGGCCGGGGGCCTCGGCCACCTCGCCGTGCAGTTCCTCAAGGCGCTGTCGCCGACGAGGGTCGTCTCGGTCGACCAACGCGAGTCGGCCCTCGCCCTCGTCGCCGACCTGGGTGCCGACCACACGGTCGTGGCCGGTCCCGACGCCGCCGCCGAGATCCGGGGCCTGACCGGCGGCCGGGGAGCCGACCTCGTGCTCGACATCGTCGGCTACGACGACACCCTGGCGTTGGCCGCCGCCGTCGTCGCGCCGCTGGGCCGGCTCACCATCGTGGGGGTCGGTGGGGGAACCCTGCCGGTGAACTTCTTCACGTTCCCCTACGAGTGCTCGGTGCAGAGCACCTACTGGGGGTCGATCACCGAGCTCCAGGAGCTCTTCGAGCTGGCCGCGACCGGCTCGTTCCACGTGCACGCCGAGCGGTACCCCCTCGAACGGGCCGCCGACGTGTACCGCATGATGGTGGGCGGCACCCTCCAGGGCCGCGCCGTCCTGGTGCCCTGA
- a CDS encoding YbhB/YbcL family Raf kinase inhibitor-like protein, whose protein sequence is MAPSPASRRPGPRRARWALTVAAGLAVAVLATSCGTSGRELRDPAPGATAPPRRSSTTTTTTAPLTPIGLSIVSPAWAPGEPIPTTYSCDGAGESPPITVGGSPGAAELVVIATDPDAAGRVHWVVAGIDPSGAQIPADATPPGAVTGRNTAGDAAWEPLCPPTGETHTYEFTLYALAEPSGIGESTSAEEALGVVGAESTSAAVLTGTYRRRG, encoded by the coding sequence ATGGCTCCCTCACCGGCCTCCCGTCGTCCCGGCCCCCGCCGCGCCCGGTGGGCCCTGACCGTCGCGGCGGGCCTCGCGGTGGCCGTCCTCGCCACGAGCTGTGGGACCAGCGGTCGCGAGCTGCGCGACCCGGCTCCGGGCGCCACCGCACCACCCCGCCGGTCGTCGACCACGACGACGACCACCGCACCGCTGACGCCGATCGGGCTCTCGATCGTCTCGCCGGCGTGGGCGCCGGGAGAGCCGATCCCGACCACGTACAGCTGCGACGGTGCCGGCGAGTCGCCGCCGATCACCGTCGGGGGCAGCCCCGGCGCCGCCGAGCTGGTGGTGATCGCCACCGACCCCGACGCCGCGGGACGCGTCCACTGGGTCGTGGCGGGCATCGACCCCAGCGGGGCCCAGATCCCTGCCGACGCGACCCCGCCCGGGGCGGTGACGGGCCGCAACACCGCCGGTGACGCAGCCTGGGAGCCGCTGTGCCCCCCGACAGGCGAGACCCACACCTACGAGTTCACGCTCTACGCCCTGGCGGAGCCGTCGGGCATCGGCGAGTCGACCTCGGCCGAGGAGGCCCTCGGCGTCGTCGGGGCGGAGTCGACCAGCGCCGCGGTGCTCACCGGGACCTACCGGCGACGAGGCTGA
- the mca gene encoding mycothiol conjugate amidase Mca: protein MADRCLLSVHAHPDDEASKGASTVARYKADGVRTVLVTCTGGEEGDILNPAMDTPEVRERLADVRRAELDLAARIIGYDEVILLGYRDSGMPDSEANARPEAFANADLDEAVARLVEIIRREQPQVILTYGDEQSHYPHPDHLRVHDISLPAFALAGDAAYRPDLGAPFTPLKLYYSVWSRARIEAMHEKFLELGLESPFGEGWFDRPSQDDRITTSVPIDDYQDVRLEALLAHATQVDPTSPFWFGLPREVARKVHPFEDYILAESRVPTDLPESDLFAGIS, encoded by the coding sequence ATGGCCGACCGCTGTCTGCTCTCCGTGCACGCCCACCCCGACGACGAGGCGTCGAAGGGCGCCAGCACGGTGGCCAGGTACAAGGCCGACGGGGTCCGCACCGTGCTGGTCACCTGCACCGGGGGCGAGGAGGGCGACATCCTCAACCCCGCCATGGACACCCCCGAGGTCCGCGAGCGCCTCGCCGACGTGCGCCGCGCCGAGCTCGACCTGGCCGCCCGGATCATCGGCTACGACGAGGTGATCCTCCTCGGCTACCGCGACTCGGGCATGCCCGACAGCGAGGCCAACGCCCGACCGGAGGCCTTCGCCAACGCCGATCTCGACGAGGCCGTGGCCCGGCTCGTCGAGATCATCCGTCGGGAGCAGCCCCAGGTGATCCTCACCTACGGCGACGAGCAGAGCCACTACCCGCACCCCGACCACCTCCGGGTGCACGACATCTCGTTGCCGGCCTTCGCGCTGGCCGGCGACGCCGCGTACCGCCCCGATCTCGGTGCGCCCTTCACACCGCTGAAGCTGTACTACTCGGTCTGGTCCCGGGCCCGCATCGAGGCCATGCACGAGAAGTTCCTCGAGCTCGGACTCGAGTCGCCGTTCGGCGAGGGGTGGTTCGACCGGCCGAGCCAGGACGACCGCATCACGACCTCCGTGCCGATCGACGACTACCAGGACGTGCGGCTCGAGGCGCTCCTGGCCCATGCCACCCAGGTCGATCCCACGTCGCCGTTCTGGTTCGGGCTGCCTCGTGAGGTCGCCCGCAAGGTGCACCCCTTCGAGGACTACATCCTCGCGGAGTCCCGGGTGCCCACCGACCTCCCCGAGAGCGACCTCTTCGCCGGGATCTCCTAG
- a CDS encoding DoxX family protein: protein MVIAEVIDSPVFNETGLDLGLLILRVVIGLTIAAHGYNHIFRGGKIQGTAGWFASLGMKPGILHAWLASITELVGGVLLVLGLLTPFGAAAVAGTMAVAFVTNHRKNGFFIFRPGEGWEYVNVLMCTGLALGALGPGQWSLDHALELEWVSGLTGFAIAAVGGLGGAALLLAVFWRPEKKPA, encoded by the coding sequence ATGGTCATCGCCGAGGTCATCGACAGCCCGGTGTTCAACGAGACCGGCCTCGACCTGGGGCTGTTGATCCTGCGGGTCGTGATCGGGCTCACCATCGCCGCCCACGGCTACAACCACATCTTCCGGGGCGGCAAGATCCAGGGCACAGCCGGGTGGTTCGCGTCGCTGGGCATGAAGCCCGGCATCCTGCACGCCTGGCTGGCGAGCATCACCGAGCTCGTGGGGGGCGTCCTGTTGGTCCTCGGGCTGCTCACCCCGTTCGGCGCCGCCGCCGTGGCCGGCACCATGGCCGTCGCCTTCGTCACCAACCACCGGAAGAACGGCTTCTTCATCTTCCGTCCCGGTGAGGGCTGGGAGTACGTCAACGTGTTGATGTGCACCGGTCTGGCCCTCGGCGCCCTCGGCCCGGGCCAGTGGTCACTCGACCACGCCCTCGAGCTCGAGTGGGTGTCCGGGCTGACCGGCTTCGCCATCGCCGCCGTCGGCGGCCTCGGCGGGGCGGCGCTGCTGCTCGCCGTCTTCTGGCGCCCCGAGAAGAAGCCAGCCTGA